A genomic window from Fusarium verticillioides 7600 chromosome 5, whole genome shotgun sequence includes:
- a CDS encoding nitrilase: MRTVLSRLALTSRSLTTSVSLFSLFQRSSPSVIRKMSSITEPVLKQRVKLSLIQLASGSDKKANLDSAASHVARAASSGAKIVVLPECFNSPYGTDHFPQYAETLQPSPPSSDAAPSYHALSAMAADNKVYLVGGSIPEYSPDTKKYYNTTLIFGPDGALLGTHRKVHLFDIDIPGKITFRESDILSPGNKVTLVDLPEYGKIAVAICYDVRFPELATIAARKGAFALIYPGAFNTTTGPLHWQLLGRARAADNQLYVALCSPAHAETGYPAYGHSLVADPMAQVQVEADEKETTVDWELDPEKITEARKNIPLNTQRRFDVYPDVSEGKIRFEEP, translated from the coding sequence ATGCGAACTGTCCTTAGTCGACTCGCACTAACATCTCGATCTTTGACCACCTCAGTCTCACTGTTCTCACTATTCCAACGAAGCAGCCCCTCCGTTATCCGCAAGATGTCGTCTATCACTGAACCAGTTCTTAAGCAGCGCGTCAAGCTATCTCTCATTCAACTCGCTTCTGGCTCTGACAAGAAGGCCAACCTCGATAGTGCAGCGTCACACGTCGCCCgagcagcttcttcaggagCAAAGATTGTTGTTCTGCCAGAATGCTTCAACTCGCCTTATGGAACAGATCACTTCCCTCAGTACGCGGAGACTCTACAACCTAGTCCGCCATCTAGCGATGCTGCGCCCTCTTATCACGCACTCTCTGCAATGGCTGCTGATAACAAAGTCTACCTCGTCGGTGGGTCAATTCCAGAATACAGCCCGGATACGAAGAAGTACTATAACACAACTCTCATCTTTGGACCCGACGGTGCCTTGTTAGGTACACACCGCAAGGTTCATCTCTTTGATATCGATATCCCTGGCAAGATCACATTCCGCGAGTCAGATATTCTGAGTCCTGGTAACAAGGTGACACTTGTTGATCTTCCTGAGTACGGCAAGATTGCTGTTGCTATCTGTTACGATGTCCGCTTTCCTGAACTAGCCACCATTGCGGCTCGAAAGGGTGCCTTTGCCCTTATCTATCCTGGcgccttcaacaccacaaccGGCCCTCTTCACTGGCAATTGCTTGGTAGAGCTCGAGCTGCTGATAACCAGCTCTATGTAGCTCTCTGCAGTCCCGCGCATGCTGAAACAGGCTATCCTGCTTACGGCCACAGTCTTGTCGCCGACCCAATGGCGCAGGTTCAGGTCGAAgcagacgagaaggagaccACTGTCGACTGGGAACTCGACCCTGAGAAGATTACCGAAGCGAGGAAGAACATCCCATTGAACACTCAACGAAGGTTTGATGTATACCCTGATGTAAGCGAGGGAAAGATCCGGTTTGAGGAACCTTGA
- a CDS encoding spermidine synthase → MRMRMHLFKKSRLPPFSSPPRNITTSTFGSSLAFTSRRTFYSFYSSNCKMSSEEITHPTIKDGWFREISDMWPGHAMTLRVEKVLVHEKSKYQDVLIFKSTDFGNVLVLDNVIQCTERDEFSYQEMIAHLALNSHPNPKKVLVIGGGDGGVLREIVKHDCVEEATLCDIDEAVVRLSKEHLPSMACGFDHPKSKTHIGDGFKFLNDYKNEFDVIITDSSDPDGPAEALFQKSYFQLLHDALREGGVITTQGSESPWLHLPLITRLKKDCQAIFPVAEYAYTTIPTYPSGQIGFMVCSKDPKADVKTPLRSWTKEEEDAKCRYYSAEIHKASFVLPKFAQKALE, encoded by the exons ATGCGGATGCGGATGCACCTTTTTAAAAAGTCGAGACTCCCGCCTTTTTCTTCACCTCCACGAAACATCACCACTTCCACCTTCGGCTCGTCGCTTGCATTTACGTCACGTCGGACTTTTTATTCTTTCTACTCTTCTAACTGCAAAATGTCTTCCGAGGAGATCACCCACCCTACCATCAAGG ATGGCTGGTTCCGAGAGATCTCGGACATGTGGCCCG GCCATGCCATGACCCTCCGCGTCGAGAAGGTCCTCGTCCACGAGAAGAGCAAGTACCAGgatgtcctcatcttcaagtccaCCGACTTCGGCAACGTTCTGGTTCTCGACAACGTTATCCAGTGCACCGAGCGTGACGAGTTCTCCTACCAGGAGATGATCGCCCACCTCGCCCTCAACTCCCaccccaaccccaagaaGGTTCTTGTCATTGGCGGTGGTGATGGCGGTGTTCTCCGTGAGATCGTCAAGCACGACTGTGTTGAGGAGGCCACCCTCTGCGACATCGACGAGGCTGTTGTCCGCCTTTCCAAGGAGCACCTCCCCTCCATGGCCTGCGGTTTCGACCaccccaagtccaagacccacattggcgatggcttcaagttcctcaacgaCTACAAGAACGAGTTCgacgtcatcatcaccgactCCTCCGATCCCGATGGTCCCGCCGAGgctctcttccagaagagctacttccagctcctccacGACGCTCTCCGCGAGGGCGGCGTCATTACTACTCAAGGTT CCGAGAGCCCCTGGCTTCACCTCCCCCTCATCACCCGCCTCAAGAAGGACTGTCAGGCTATCTTCCCCGTCGCCGAGTACGCCTACACCACCATCCCTACCTACCCCTCCGGTCAGATTGGCTTCATGGTCTGCTCCAAGGACCCCAAGGCCGATGTCAAGACACCTCTCCGATCCTGgacgaaggaggaggaggacgcCAAGTGCCGATACTACTCTGCTGAGATCCACAAGGCCAGCTTCGTCCTTCCCAAGTTCGCCCAGAAGGCTCTTGAGTAA
- a CDS encoding spermidine synthase, translating into MRMRMHLFKKSRLPPFSSPPRNITTSTFGSSLAFTSRRTFYSFYSSNCKMSSEEITHPTIKDGWFREISDMWPGHAMTLRVEKVLVHEKSKYQDVLIFKSTDFGNVLVLDNVIQCTERDEFSYQEMIAHLALNSHPNPKKVLVIGGGDGGVLREIVKHDCVEEATLCDIDEAVVRLSKEHLPSMACGFDHPKSKTHIGDGFKFLNDYKNEFDVIITDSSDPDGPAEALFQKSYFQLLHDALREGGVITTQGCMFPIFLRRVTGVPRNGRIGEPSRIKVDRCGWDLPRWVHFGAASLLGAPRS; encoded by the exons ATGCGGATGCGGATGCACCTTTTTAAAAAGTCGAGACTCCCGCCTTTTTCTTCACCTCCACGAAACATCACCACTTCCACCTTCGGCTCGTCGCTTGCATTTACGTCACGTCGGACTTTTTATTCTTTCTACTCTTCTAACTGCAAAATGTCTTCCGAGGAGATCACCCACCCTACCATCAAGG ATGGCTGGTTCCGAGAGATCTCGGACATGTGGCCCG GCCATGCCATGACCCTCCGCGTCGAGAAGGTCCTCGTCCACGAGAAGAGCAAGTACCAGgatgtcctcatcttcaagtccaCCGACTTCGGCAACGTTCTGGTTCTCGACAACGTTATCCAGTGCACCGAGCGTGACGAGTTCTCCTACCAGGAGATGATCGCCCACCTCGCCCTCAACTCCCaccccaaccccaagaaGGTTCTTGTCATTGGCGGTGGTGATGGCGGTGTTCTCCGTGAGATCGTCAAGCACGACTGTGTTGAGGAGGCCACCCTCTGCGACATCGACGAGGCTGTTGTCCGCCTTTCCAAGGAGCACCTCCCCTCCATGGCCTGCGGTTTCGACCaccccaagtccaagacccacattggcgatggcttcaagttcctcaacgaCTACAAGAACGAGTTCgacgtcatcatcaccgactCCTCCGATCCCGATGGTCCCGCCGAGgctctcttccagaagagctacttccagctcctccacGACGCTCTCCGCGAGGGCGGCGTCATTACTACTCAAGGTTGTATGTTCCCTATTTTCTTGAGGAGAGTAACTGGCGTCCCTAGGAACGGCAGAATCGGGGAACCCTCCCGGATCAAAGTTGATCGCTGTGGCTGGGATCTCCCTCGATGGGTACATTTTGGTGCCGCTTCCCTCCTAGGGGCTCCCAGAAGCTAG
- a CDS encoding target-rapamycin complex subunit LST8 — translation MVTSSEDGTVKIWETRTGSIQRSYNHGCPANDVVIHPNQGEIISCDRSGSVRVWDLAENNCSHELIPEEDVSVSSVTVASDGSLLCAANNAGNVFVWNLIQSFDRTQLVPVTHFNAHKEYITRILLSPDVKKLATCSADHTAKIWEVKNIEPSTDLEPKPYPLEATLTGHQRWVWDCAFSADSAYLVTACSDHYARLWELHSQQIIRQYNGHHRGAVCVALNDYSETR, via the exons ATGGTAACTAGCTCCGAGGACGGGACCGTCAAGATCTGGGAGACACGGACCGGGTCGATCCAGCGAAGCTACAACCATGGCTGTCCAGCCAACGACGTGGTGATTCACCCCAACCAGGGTGAGATCATCAGCTGCGATAGGTCTGGAAGTGTCAGGGTATGGGATCTGGCTGAGAACAACTGTTCCCATGAGCTCATCCCGGAAGAGGACGTCTCAGTCTCCAGCGTTACTGTCGCTAGTGATGGGTCCTTGCTATGCGCTGCGAACAATGCT GGCAACGTATTCGTGTGGAATCTTATTCAGAGCTTTGATCGCACACAATTAGTTCCAGTAACGCACTTCAATGCCCACAAGGAATACATCACCCGTATTCTTCTATCCCCAgacgtcaagaagctcgccaCTTGTAGTGCAGACCACACAGCCAAGATCTGGGAGGTGAAGAACATCGAACCAAGCACAGACCTGGAACCTAAGCCGTATCCTTTAGAAGCCACTCTTACCGGGCACCAGCGCTGGGTCTGGGATTGTGCCTTCAGTGCCGATTCTGCATACCTGGTCACTGCTTGCTCCGATCACTATGCGAGATTGTGGGAATTGCACAGCCAGCAGATTATCCGACAATACAACGGACATCACAGAGGGGCTGTCTGCGTTGCCTTGAACGATTATTCAGAAACACGGTAA
- a CDS encoding spermidine synthase, translating into MRMRMHLFKKSRLPPFSSPPRNITTSTFGSSLAFTSRRTFYSFYSSNCKMSSEEITHPTIKDGWFREISDMWPGHAMTLRVEKVLVHEKSKYQDVLIFKSTDFGNVLVLDNVIQCTERDEFSYQEMIAHLALNSHPNPKKVLVIGGGDGGVLREIVKHDCVEEATLCDIDEAVVRLSKEHLPSMACGFDHPKSKTHIGDGFKFLNDYKNEFDVIITDSSDPDGPAEALFQKSYFQLLHDALREGGVITTQAESPWLHLPLITRLKKDCQAIFPVAEYAYTTIPTYPSGQIGFMVCSKDPKADVKTPLRSWTKEEEDAKCRYYSAEIHKASFVLPKFAQKALE; encoded by the exons ATGCGGATGCGGATGCACCTTTTTAAAAAGTCGAGACTCCCGCCTTTTTCTTCACCTCCACGAAACATCACCACTTCCACCTTCGGCTCGTCGCTTGCATTTACGTCACGTCGGACTTTTTATTCTTTCTACTCTTCTAACTGCAAAATGTCTTCCGAGGAGATCACCCACCCTACCATCAAGG ATGGCTGGTTCCGAGAGATCTCGGACATGTGGCCCG GCCATGCCATGACCCTCCGCGTCGAGAAGGTCCTCGTCCACGAGAAGAGCAAGTACCAGgatgtcctcatcttcaagtccaCCGACTTCGGCAACGTTCTGGTTCTCGACAACGTTATCCAGTGCACCGAGCGTGACGAGTTCTCCTACCAGGAGATGATCGCCCACCTCGCCCTCAACTCCCaccccaaccccaagaaGGTTCTTGTCATTGGCGGTGGTGATGGCGGTGTTCTCCGTGAGATCGTCAAGCACGACTGTGTTGAGGAGGCCACCCTCTGCGACATCGACGAGGCTGTTGTCCGCCTTTCCAAGGAGCACCTCCCCTCCATGGCCTGCGGTTTCGACCaccccaagtccaagacccacattggcgatggcttcaagttcctcaacgaCTACAAGAACGAGTTCgacgtcatcatcaccgactCCTCCGATCCCGATGGTCCCGCCGAGgctctcttccagaagagctacttccagctcctccacGACGCTCTCCGCGAGGGCGGCGTCATTACTACTCAAG CCGAGAGCCCCTGGCTTCACCTCCCCCTCATCACCCGCCTCAAGAAGGACTGTCAGGCTATCTTCCCCGTCGCCGAGTACGCCTACACCACCATCCCTACCTACCCCTCCGGTCAGATTGGCTTCATGGTCTGCTCCAAGGACCCCAAGGCCGATGTCAAGACACCTCTCCGATCCTGgacgaaggaggaggaggacgcCAAGTGCCGATACTACTCTGCTGAGATCCACAAGGCCAGCTTCGTCCTTCCCAAGTTCGCCCAGAAGGCTCTTGAGTAA
- a CDS encoding target-rapamycin complex subunit LST8 produces the protein MSVILCTAGYDHTIRFWEALSGICSRTIQHPDSQVNRLCISPDKRYLAAAGHHTVKLYDIKSTNPNPLLTFEGHTGNITGVAFHCEGKWMVTSSEDGTVKIWETRTGSIQRSYNHGCPANDVVIHPNQGEIISCDRSGSVRVWDLAENNCSHELIPEEDVSVSSVTVASDGSLLCAANNAGNVFVWNLIQSFDRTQLVPVTHFNAHKEYITRILLSPDVKKLATCSADHTAKIWEVKNIEPSTDLEPKPYPLEATLTGHQRWVWDCAFSADSAYLVTACSDHYARLWELHSQQIIRQYNGHHRGAVCVALNDYSETR, from the exons ATGTCTGTTATTCTTTGCACAG CTGGCTATGACCACACTATCAG ATTCTGGGAGGCCTTGTCGGGTATCTGTTCACGCACGATTCAACACCCTGACTCCCAGGTGAACCGTCTCTGCATCTCCCCCGACAAGAGATACCTTGCCGCCGCTGGCCATCATACCGTCAAACTGTACGACATTAAGTCTACGAATCCTAACCCATTGTTGACATTCGAGGGCCACACCGGGAATATCACAGGTGTCGCGTTTCACTGTGAAGGGAAATGGATGGTAACTAGCTCCGAGGACGGGACCGTCAAGATCTGGGAGACACGGACCGGGTCGATCCAGCGAAGCTACAACCATGGCTGTCCAGCCAACGACGTGGTGATTCACCCCAACCAGGGTGAGATCATCAGCTGCGATAGGTCTGGAAGTGTCAGGGTATGGGATCTGGCTGAGAACAACTGTTCCCATGAGCTCATCCCGGAAGAGGACGTCTCAGTCTCCAGCGTTACTGTCGCTAGTGATGGGTCCTTGCTATGCGCTGCGAACAATGCT GGCAACGTATTCGTGTGGAATCTTATTCAGAGCTTTGATCGCACACAATTAGTTCCAGTAACGCACTTCAATGCCCACAAGGAATACATCACCCGTATTCTTCTATCCCCAgacgtcaagaagctcgccaCTTGTAGTGCAGACCACACAGCCAAGATCTGGGAGGTGAAGAACATCGAACCAAGCACAGACCTGGAACCTAAGCCGTATCCTTTAGAAGCCACTCTTACCGGGCACCAGCGCTGGGTCTGGGATTGTGCCTTCAGTGCCGATTCTGCATACCTGGTCACTGCTTGCTCCGATCACTATGCGAGATTGTGGGAATTGCACAGCCAGCAGATTATCCGACAATACAACGGACATCACAGAGGGGCTGTCTGCGTTGCCTTGAACGATTATTCAGAAACACGGTAA